Part of the Lycium ferocissimum isolate CSIRO_LF1 unplaced genomic scaffold, AGI_CSIRO_Lferr_CH_V1 ctg15459, whole genome shotgun sequence genome, ACAAAACATTTTCCCTATGCCCTTTCAGTTGTTATCAGAACATCACTACCCATGTTCTGAAAATAAAGCATTCGTAGCCACGTCGAGGTAATGATTCTGGTAGAAATGAAACAACACAGTCAGCATTaagtaaatatttttgacaAAAGAACAAACCCTACTCAGTGCAattttgagagagagagagagagagagagagaggaaaacTAATATGTCATAAAATCTTCATACGaaaaaaatgcttttaagcGAACAACAATTGTAAAATTATCATAGTATAGTATGTATAATTTATGTCTTTTTACTTATCGAAACTGTgaacaactttctttttttctctgtaatttatgttgtgatttcaatcACCACCAGATAATTTAAGTTACCACCTAAAGTTTAGAATAGTCGATTAACCTCCGCATGAGACACTATAGTTAATTCCATCAAAAATTTATCTTGTGGTTTCAATCACCAAAAATTCATATTCAAGCTTCCACACATATAAACGTATAAATAAGGAGAATAAAAAAAGATCCATgtccttttaaaaaaagaaaaattgctGTAAACTCTTTTgttgatatatgttttcatgtATTAACGAATCTGCAGTTTCTTCGTACTTCACCATCGACCAAGCtcttagaggttcaaaatgTTCCCCATCTTCACCCATCGACTTAGAGAACTGCTCGAAGAAAGCAACCGTATCCTCCGCGTACTTGCTCACTATCCGCCGCGTCTGTATACCGAACATGCTCGTGTACATCTCCTGGTCCGAGTTCAGCAACCTTCTCCTCTCAGCAGCGTGTGGTAGATCGAGTTGTCGAAGAGATTCGGCGTCACATTGTCAATCGCCGTCACGTTGCTGTCACCTTCTCCGCTGCTCTCCGGACACAACTCCCGGGCTCGCCAGGTACGTCTCCGACCCAGGATTCCTGACGTCGCCGAAAATCACCGTAGATCCGTGAACGGAAGTTCCTGCATTGTGCCTTCCCGATCGTGTGAGCTCCTACGGTAGAAGTGATCGGTTTGATGTTATAATAATAATCCGGTCTACAATAATACTAAAATCAATTCCCGGTTAAGTTTGGTTTAGCGGATTGATCTTACCAACAAACGACCATGTCTTCAACAGAGAGACCCTGGTAGTAGAATTTTAGAGATGATGCTGACTAAACCCTCGTCAGGAGTTGGAAGGTTGGTTGTCGCGACTCATAACCGCGGTTTTTGAATCTTTTCTCCCGACAGGAACGTCCCAGTAAGGCCCACCAACCTTTTATCAAATCAATATTAACatgttttcataatttcatatgatactatatatatagtatacatgaTTGTTTTGATAATCCCCCACGAGGACTAATATATACCAGGATTGTAGCATCTCTAGCAGAAATAGTGAGAAGATCAGCGCAGGAAAGCGACTCCAGGACATTCTGATtcgattatgttcttgattctGTCTACAAGTTGGTATCCTTTCAATGAATTTATGTTGGGAGAGGCTTTCTTCTCCCTGTAGTGTCTCTGTTTAGGTCTATTACACCCCACCGATGCGCCATCCCTGCACAATACAATTTAATTTAACACTTAAAGTAGGTAAGCATCCATACCATTCCATAAAGCAACCATTTTAGATAATTTGAGCTAAACTCTGTCTTTTCTTCATCAATAATCACCAAGAATCGGTAAGTGTAGGAAGAAGAAGTGTCCAATTTGGCTGAATGAGGGCAGCGGAGTGGGAGGTTTCTTGCGTAACAAGTAAGGTGTGTATATGTACTTGGACAAAGCAGTCGTGGAAGTGTAAACGAATAATTATGGCGGCATTTCTAGGATCTTCCTTCACTATGCATTCCATTTCTTTCTTGATGACGTCAAATACGGTGGGGCAAGTAGACTTGTAATAATCTAGGGTTAATGGAAGATTCTCCCGGCATATCAAAGGAAAAAGCATGGGATAAATATTGCATGAATGATAAAGATCACAAGGAGGAGTTTCATTGTTCTTCTCTTGAAACCCTTTTAATTCAATTTTGTGGGAGGTAAGGACTGAGAAATTGGAAGACTTCCAAATAGATATATAAGTTTGGAAAGTAGGCATTGTAAGGTTTTAGATTTCTTGTGTCAGAAGGGTCTTGACAAGGTTGGTAAAGGGGAGATGCAACTAATTCTGTGAGATGGTTGTTGGGGTTTCCTATGACCTAAAGATAAATCAGATGAAAGTTAATTTGAACAATAGTACAGATGGTTACCACACAAAATCATATATTACCAAAATATAAACTATTTCCACATTTATATTctgattttatttcaaaacttatttttttgcatGTTTTGCGTGCTTTACTGTAACCAGGGGCGGATTTTAAAGTTTCATTTCTTTAATTACTATGGTGTCTATGATACAACTGAAAAATAGACATAGTGTATATGCTCCCACCTGAATACATTCCTACATCCCCCTGGCTGCAACCATGTCATAAAATTGATTCTTGAAACACATCTGGAAGGCTCATTGTTTTTGTAGCTTGCTCAACTGTTTTTGTTTGGTCGTCAAATTGACCTTTTCTATGGtcacaaaaaattcaaattataaaatatataatttctttgaaaaaatatatataattccataagtcaaattttatattttgaaaatatgattTGAACGCCTCGGTTGTGACACGACAGCGACACTAATGCAAACCCTGCTCCAAATTATGTAATATCTCATCTTATTTAGCTATAAAATAGAGGTGAATTTGGAAGTATAACCGCCTAATTTCTGTAATTTTCGTGAGTAATTTTGTGAGATATGTAGGTCGCCAAAAAGGGTTACATGAATTATTTTCAGGTCGGTATTGTTTTGTAATTATAGTGCTTTAATTGTTCTTCTCTTGCTCTGTCTCCTTTCCTTCACTTAACGAAAGATCAAAAGTAGCCAAGTGGAGAAGTATGATCCACTCGCTTCAGCGTCATATTGAATTATAAGATCTGATTAAAAGAcactaagaaaaaaataataaccacgTAGTTCAACAATCTATGATAAATCTTAAATTTATATCTCTCGTCGTCTTGTTATTaacttattattttaaaaatattttctgtcTTCAAAACGGTTTTAAACAAAGGTTATGTAGGGTAGGGATGCATTAGTTGGAGGAAACTTGGTTAGGTGGTTTTGGTAAAGAAGCGGTACGAGCTTTGGATGACGTCTCTTCGTCATGGCCTCTTAGTCTTAGATATTTGAACCTCTTATACTATTGCAGTTTAAATCGACGATACAAATATTAACATCGAACGATTAGATCATTCCCTGATTATTTGATCTAGAAGACGAATCTAACGTTTATTATTTGAGAAAAAGATTGGCCCCAACTTTCTGTTTAGTATCGagctactaattcaagggttgCTAGAATGAGTATTGGATTGCTGTTTAGTATCGAGCTACGAACCCCGTTTATTATTTGAAAACTTTCAAGTGCGTTCGGATGGGCGACTGAAAATCTTTCAAGTGTTTTGATATGTTAGGCTAGAtgggcttggccaaatttggtGATTAGTGGTGTTCgtctattttatatattactAGGATCATTGTCTACGATGTGGGACCTTTGTTCCTAACACGTCTCTGCCGAGATGATGCTCTTTACTTTGTCCGATCTCGGAATATTCGGATAAGGATCCGATGGACCGACTTTGGCCCGGATCGATGGTGGGTTGGTACGTGGATCGTACTACGATCTGTAAAGCTAGATGAGCTTCTGCCCAAAACAAATTGGTGATAAGAGGGTGACTCATCCACCTTATATTCTGCCAGAATCCTTCGACTACCAATGTGGGACACTTTACGTGTCGTCCCCTCGAGATGATGGCTCTTTGAGCGTCAATCTCGGAAATGTTGATGAGATCGATATGGAGCTGACTTTGGGCGGGATCGATGTGGATCGGGTTGGTACATGGATGGTGTGATACCATATTCGCTAAATGAGCTTCACACTTAAAACCAATTGGTGATAAGTGGAGTGACCCATCTTATATATATCTTAGGATCCCATTCAACTACCGATGTTTGAACTATGTGTATCCTTCTCGAGATGATGACTCTGCTGAACATCAATCTCGGCATGATCGGGTATAGATCGATGGGTCAATTTTTTGGGTCGGATCGATGTGGATCGGATTGGATTGCGTGTATCGGGCTGCAGTCCATGTTAAGATACATGGGCTTCGCACTTAAAACGATTGGTGATTAATAGGTGgtgttattttatatatttaaagatCCTTCCAATGTCCAGAGTGTGGAATCTTTGTTTCTAATACGATACACCAGACGGAAAAACAAGTATTGGTTGGATTGCTGGTTATGTTAAAAGAAGATACACATCTCCTTGATTCAAGCCACTCGAACCAATGGACTCATCATGTCTTAGATATTTTGATGGACAACTTCGTGAGAAGACCAACCTCTTTAAACTTTGATACTTATTCCATGCAACGGTACATTCACTTTGGAAGTGAGCAGCCCACACGTCTTGCCTAAAGGTAAAGTAGATCAGCAAGTTGGAAACAGATTCCTTCAATTCAAGCGATGGGAAGAACTAGATATGAGAAAAAGCTATGGAAGTGTGGGCAGTGTGGGTTGCTCAAAAGATATGTCATACGTTGATATGAAAAAGCTATGGAACTGTATTCATCACAACCAAAACTTGTAGTCTTTTAATCATTGGCTTAGTTGATTCGTCACAAAACAGAGGTGCATCTATTGTAAGGAATATTTTGAGTTGAATTAATTCTAcattcattttaagaaaattaaagattttGCTTATGTATGTTGAGACGTTTAGTGTTAGAGAATGGATTAACCTTCACATCCTCATGTTATTTGTCAGATGTTCTGACCTTCCTCTTCTATAATGTATTTTACCTTCAAACCTTTGTCATGACCCACACATATATTTAAACTACTTATACTGTAATTTAGAATCTTAAATTCTAGGAGCGCCAAAAACGTACACTTCAGTGATTTAATTGGTGGTCTTGTGAGACCCCatgaataatataaaaataaaacctaacACAATAAATCCGTCTGTTGATCTAAACAAAGACTCGACCATATTGACTTTTATGAACTTATTATAAAGCGAGATGTCCTTTCACAATCTCCCCGGTCTCAatttctacaagttttcattTAGTTGAGCTATGATTACTTTTTGTTAGAGGaaacttatatatgtatgaatatAGTAAAAGCAAAGAA contains:
- the LOC132042458 gene encoding LOW QUALITY PROTEIN: peroxidase 11 (The sequence of the model RefSeq protein was modified relative to this genomic sequence to represent the inferred CDS: inserted 4 bases in 3 codons; deleted 4 bases in 4 codons), which encodes MLFPLICRENLPLTLDYYKSTCPTVFDVIKKEMECIVKEDPRNAAIIIRLHFHDCFVQVHIHTLLVTQETSHSGEKKASPNINSLKGYQLVDRIKNIIESECPGSLSCADLLTISARDATILVGGPYWDVPVGRKDSKTAVMXVATTNLPTPDEGLVSIISKFYYQGLSVEDMVATVGAHTIGKAQCRNFRSRIYGDFRRRQESWVGDVPXRARELCPESSGEGDSNVTAIDNVTPNLFDNSIYHTLLRGEGXLNSDQEMYTSMFGIQTRRIVSKYAEDTVAFFEQFSKSMVKMGNILNSKSLVDGEVRRNCRFVNT